The following nucleotide sequence is from Catonella massiliensis.
GCCAAATTTTACAAAGTAGTCAGAGCATTTTGATATTTCTTCAAACATATTATAATCTTCTATAGAGCGGCCAGAGCCCTTTATGCCTCTCTCTGCATAGGTAAAAATAAGTGTAGGCTTATAAAACTTTTCTTTAATTCTACCTGCAACTATACCCGCTATACTCTCGTGACAGTCAGGAACTAAGATAACCAAAACCTTGTCTTTCAAGTATTCAGGGCTTTCAGCTATCTCGACAGCCCTTAAAAGGGCCTCCTCAGTTATCTCCTTTCTCTCGTTATTTAACTGTTGAAGCTCTTTAGCCGCAGCCACAGCCCTGTCCCTGTCACTTTCAAGAAACAGCTTAATCGCCTTAACTGCGGACTCAAGCCTGCCTGACGCATTTATCATAGGTCCTAATATAAAACCACAATGATAAACTGTAATGCTCTCCTTATTAACAAGCTCTGAAACCTCTAACAAGGCTCTAAGACCAATATTTTCAGTATTATATATTGCCTTTAAGCCCTTTTTAACTATTGTCCTGTTTTCGCCTATCAGCTCCATCACATCACAGACAGTGGCAAGGGCTGCAAAGGCAAGATACTTACTTTCCACCACTTTTTTGCTCTGATTAAATGTCTCTCCATATCTATCGGCATAATAATTAATGAGCTGATAAGCTACTCCTGCACCACAAAGTCCCTTAAAAGGATAGTAACAATCCTCCCTTTTAGGGTTGGTAACAGTGTCAGCAGGCGGAAGTTCGTTATTAAGCGGAATATCGTGGTGGTCAGTGATGAGAACCGTAAGCCCTATATCCTTAGCATGGCTTACCTGAGTAAAGGCTGCGATACCATTATCACAGGTAATAATAGTATCAATACCATCACTCTTGGCCTTGTCAACAATGTCTATATTTATCCCATAGCCGTCCTGCACCCTGTTAGGGATAACATAGCTGATATCTGCCCCCATACTCCTAAAAAAATCATAGAGTATGAAAGTAGAGCAAACTCCATCCACATCATAATCTCCAATTACCCTAATCTTCTTTCCTGTACTTATCTTTTCATTAAGAATCTCACAAGCCCTCACTAAGTCACGCATCAGCGATGGGTCTGAAAGCTTAGCCTCCTCAGCCCTTATGTACTCCTCTATCTCCCGGTCTGTATTCCTACCCCTATTTACAAGGACTCTTGCAGCTATCTTGCTTATCCCAAACCTTTCAGATATCCCGTTAAAATCTCCCCTAAAAGTCCTCATGTACCACCGACTAACCATACCCACCATCCTATCCTTAACTATTTAATTTCTTTTTCAAGATGCTTTTAAATTTTGCCACACAGGTCTGCCCTGACATAGCCTAAGCGAGCGCATCAGGCGTAGCGAAGCGGAGCCGTAGCGAGTCTGGACTATGTACAGGACAGACCGTCTCATCCAATTTATATATAACAAAAGAGCATGAACCATCATAAGCCCATGCCCTTATCGACAAAACCTAATATTAATTATTTATAAGCTTATCGCCTTCATTATTCCAGCTATAAAGCTTTCTAATCTCCTTACCAACCTGCTCTAGCTGCTGCTCAGCATGAAGCTTTCTCATAGCCTTAAAATGTACCTGACCACCGGCATCGCTCATATCAAGAAGGAACTCCTTGGCAAAGGTACCATCCTGAATATCAGAAAGAATCTTCTTCATAGCCTTCTTGGTCTCATCAGTTATAATCTTAGGACCTGTTACATAGTCACCATACTCAGCAGTGTTGGATATAGAATATCTCATTCCTGCAAAGCCTGACTGATAGATGAGGTCAACTATGAGCTTCATCTCGTGAACACACTCAAAATACGCATTTCTTGGATCATAGCCTGCTTCAACAAGAGTCTCAAAACCTGCCTGCATAAGTGCACAAACACCACCACAAAGCACTGCCTGCTCACCAAAAAGGTCTGTCTCAGTCTCAGTTCTGTAAGTTGTCTCAAGAATACCTGCTCTGGCTCCACCAATACCTGCTCCATATGCAAGTGCCATATCTAGAGCCTTACCTGTAGCATCCTGATGTACAGCAACAAGGCAAGGGGTTCCTTTTCCTTCTAAGTACTCAGAACGAACAGTATGTCCGGGAGCCTTTGGAGCTATCATAGTTACATCTACTCCTTCAGGAGCTGTAATAAGACCATAGTGTACGTTGAAACCGTGTGCAAACATAAGCATGTTGCCAGGTACAAGGTTTGGTTCAATGCTCTCCTTATAAAGCTTAGCCTGAAGTTCGTCATTTATAAGAATCATGATTATGTCTGCAGCCTTTGCAGCCTCAGCAGCTGTAAGCACCTTAAGTCCCTGTGATTCAGCCTTAGCCCAGGACTTGCTTCCCTCATAGAGACCAACTACCACGTTGCAGCCCGACTCCTTAAGGTTAAGTGCATGAGCGTGTCCCTGGCTGCCGTAACCGATTATTGCAATTGTCTTTCCCTCTAATAATGAAAGATTACAATCCTTCTCATAAAATATTCTTGCGTCTGACATAACTAATTCCTCCGTATATTCTTAAGTTTATTTTGACTACAAAACTAATCGTCCCACATTTCGCCGCGGGCTTTAGAGCCTCTTTCAAGACCGGTAACACCTGTACGTACCATCTCTAATATTTTCTCTTTACCAAGAAGATTTAAAAATGCCTCTATCTTGGTCTGATTACCGGTAAGCTCAACAGTGAGGGATTCACTTGAGACATCTACTATCTTGGCTCTGAAGATGTCAGATGTGGCAATTATTCCCTGTCTTTCTGCTTGTGAAGCCTTAAGCTTAACTAAGATAAGCTCTCTGGTTACTGAGCTGTCCGGATGAAGTACCTTTACTTCCTTAACGTCCTCAAGCTTTGCAAGCTGCTTTACAATCTGGTCAAATACCTGATCATCACCGTGAGAAACTATTGTCATTCTTGAATATACAGGACGCTCAGTTTCACTAACGGTAAGACTGTCAATATTAAAGCCTCTTCTACTAAAAAGTCCTGCCACCCTGCTGAGTACACCGGATGTGTTATCTACAAATACCGAAAATACAATTTTATTCATATATCTCCTTAGCTATGCATGTTTTGTTAAAACTTGTTTTCAATAATATCAATCGGTATCCACAATGTCAAGTAATGATAGTAATGTAAGCTATGCCATATAGTTATATCAGACTTATACCTTTTCGAATCTCTCCACATCTATCACAAATATTGTAGCACCACCCACGTCTACTGTGGTTGGCACTGCATTGTAGCCGGTTACAGGTACACCGCTTGTCTGAGAATAAGGAAGGTTGTACACTATCTGTTCCCTCTTGCCTGACTCTTTTATGATGATGTCAATTACCTTCTGCACCTCTTCTGCTTCAACACCAATTAACAGAGTAGTATTGCCTCTCCTAAGGAAGCCTCCTGTAGTAGCAAGCTTAGTAACTATATAGCCACTAGCCATCAAAGCCTCAGCTACTGAATCTCCATCCTCGCTGTGAACTATCGCATTAATCATTTTCATGAAA
It contains:
- the recJ gene encoding single-stranded-DNA-specific exonuclease RecJ — encoded protein: MRTFRGDFNGISERFGISKIAARVLVNRGRNTDREIEEYIRAEEAKLSDPSLMRDLVRACEILNEKISTGKKIRVIGDYDVDGVCSTFILYDFFRSMGADISYVIPNRVQDGYGINIDIVDKAKSDGIDTIITCDNGIAAFTQVSHAKDIGLTVLITDHHDIPLNNELPPADTVTNPKREDCYYPFKGLCGAGVAYQLINYYADRYGETFNQSKKVVESKYLAFAALATVCDVMELIGENRTIVKKGLKAIYNTENIGLRALLEVSELVNKESITVYHCGFILGPMINASGRLESAVKAIKLFLESDRDRAVAAAKELQQLNNERKEITEEALLRAVEIAESPEYLKDKVLVILVPDCHESIAGIVAGRIKEKFYKPTLIFTYAERGIKGSGRSIEDYNMFEEISKCSDYFVKFGGHPMAAGFSLKGESNEEQMEYLFKLRKQLNENTSLTEEELKPKVFFDMELPPYYVSEKLIEELSSFEPFGTGNRPPTFAKRDILVQSFSIIGKNENAVRLEFTDGTDGRVYKGIWFGDAKGFESYFLSKGDRKLDIIYYPQINEYKGFRNIQFKIEEYR
- a CDS encoding cyclic-di-AMP receptor, encoding MKMINAIVHSEDGDSVAEALMASGYIVTKLATTGGFLRRGNTTLLIGVEAEEVQKVIDIIIKESGKREQIVYNLPYSQTSGVPVTGYNAVPTTVDVGGATIFVIDVERFEKV
- the ilvN gene encoding acetolactate synthase small subunit, which codes for MNKIVFSVFVDNTSGVLSRVAGLFSRRGFNIDSLTVSETERPVYSRMTIVSHGDDQVFDQIVKQLAKLEDVKEVKVLHPDSSVTRELILVKLKASQAERQGIIATSDIFRAKIVDVSSESLTVELTGNQTKIEAFLNLLGKEKILEMVRTGVTGLERGSKARGEMWDD
- the ilvC gene encoding ketol-acid reductoisomerase, which produces MSDARIFYEKDCNLSLLEGKTIAIIGYGSQGHAHALNLKESGCNVVVGLYEGSKSWAKAESQGLKVLTAAEAAKAADIIMILINDELQAKLYKESIEPNLVPGNMLMFAHGFNVHYGLITAPEGVDVTMIAPKAPGHTVRSEYLEGKGTPCLVAVHQDATGKALDMALAYGAGIGGARAGILETTYRTETETDLFGEQAVLCGGVCALMQAGFETLVEAGYDPRNAYFECVHEMKLIVDLIYQSGFAGMRYSISNTAEYGDYVTGPKIITDETKKAMKKILSDIQDGTFAKEFLLDMSDAGGQVHFKAMRKLHAEQQLEQVGKEIRKLYSWNNEGDKLINN